TTGGCCGACGCCGATCTAGAACGGGCGGCCAAAGGTATTGCATGGGCATCGATGGCGAATGCGGGACAGACCTGCGCTTCGATAGAAAGATGTTTGGTCGAGCGGCAGGTTTACGATCGGTTCGTAGACTTGCTAGCAAGAGAGATCGAGCAAATCCGGCTGGGCGATCCGTTTGACGAATCGACCGACATGGGACCGTTAACGACGCAAGCGCAGTTCGACATCGTCCGGTCGCATGTAAAGCAGGCGGTATCGCAAGGCGCAAAGGCGCTCGTCGGGGGCCAGGCACGGCCCGACTTGGGCGAACGGTACTTTGAACCAACGCTGATCGCGGACGCGCCCTTGGATTGCGATTTGATGCAGAAAGAGACCTTCGGGCCGGTCGTCTCCGTTCGGCCGTTCGATGATCTGACCGAAGCGACAGAAATCGCCAACGGAGCGCCCTTTGGATTGACGGCGTCGATTTGGACAAAGAGCCAAAAGGCTGTGCTGGAGATCGCATCGCGACTGGAAACGGGCGTCGTATCGATGAACACCCACATGACGACCTATGGAGAGGCCAACAGCGCTTGGGGCGGCTTTAAGCGGTCGGGCATAGGCCGCACGCATGGGTATAGCGGGCTGATGGAAGGCGTGCAGATGCAGTACATCGACATCGACGAAGGCGGTAAGCCGGAGATTTGGTGGTATCCGTATAGCGAGCGCGCCAAGACGGTGGTAGACGATCTGTTTATGTTCCTATCAGAGAGTTCTTGGCCTCAGCGGATTGCCGTCTCGCGCCGATTCCTTCCGCAGTTGGGTTTCTTGAGCCGATTCTTTCCATTGCACCGCATGATGCCTAAGCTCCTGAAGTACCTGTAAGGCAGGAG
This DNA window, taken from Armatimonadota bacterium, encodes the following:
- a CDS encoding aldehyde dehydrogenase family protein; amino-acid sequence: MNFVTIEQASRVQCSFAKLDLRERARLLRRLRRAIVARRDEIVRTITEEQGKPRFEALVMELFPVLDMASYLIEQAPKVLKARSADRHQPFLQTHSGCFAPRPYGLWAVISPWNYPFSIPMISAMTFVMGGNGVVLKPSPVTPRCADLIVQLFEEAGFPDGLVSVLHGGVEAAQALIDDEHIAAVCFTGSVEGGRSVMAQCAKAPKKALLELGGKDAAIVLADADLERAAKGIAWASMANAGQTCASIERCLVERQVYDRFVDLLAREIEQIRLGDPFDESTDMGPLTTQAQFDIVRSHVKQAVSQGAKALVGGQARPDLGERYFEPTLIADAPLDCDLMQKETFGPVVSVRPFDDLTEATEIANGAPFGLTASIWTKSQKAVLEIASRLETGVVSMNTHMTTYGEANSAWGGFKRSGIGRTHGYSGLMEGVQMQYIDIDEGGKPEIWWYPYSERAKTVVDDLFMFLSESSWPQRIAVSRRFLPQLGFLSRFFPLHRMMPKLLKYL